One window from the genome of Montipora foliosa isolate CH-2021 chromosome 5, ASM3666993v2, whole genome shotgun sequence encodes:
- the LOC138002260 gene encoding uncharacterized protein — translation MKSLLTNFTTKVTNAAFTSTPNLYDHDYGVVRQEVSLEGMLQAARKEIERLEQELDRKNNISQFGLGRFMYDDEMIPFYTGFSSSNVLWSFIDVIKPFAEKMRTWSRVQRGRAKKPGEGIINEVFVNMKIQSLAMEDQLFMWLCKGCLPIWSSRSQIRKTMPSSFRDSFSKVRVIIDCTEMKVQTPSCLVLHSEFYSSYKSATTFKGLVGITPSGAVSFISKLYTGSISDREIVKRCGILKLLEDGDGVMADKGFTIEDLLSPLNCSLNIPSFLSEKVQFSKEDVERTQKIAKLRIHVERAIRRVKENHLFDAVIPLSLASSINQIWSVCCMLSNFKGPLF, via the exons GTCACTAACGCAGCATTTACCAGTACTCCAAATCTCTATGATCATGATTATGGTGTGGTGAGACAGGAAGTGTCACTTGAGGGGATGCTCCAGGCAGCTAGGAAAGAGATAGAGAGACTCGAACAGGAACTTGATAGGAAGAACAATATAAGTCAGTTTGGCCTTGGCCGATTTATGTATGATGATGAAATGATCCCGTTTTATACTGGGTTTTCAAGTAGTAATGTGTTATGGTCATTTATAGATGTGATAAAACCATTTGCTGAAAAAATGAGAacgtggtctcgagttcaacgTGGCAGGGCTAAAAAGCCTGGTGAAGGGATAATTAACGAAGTATTTGTAAACATGAAAATACAGTCCCTTGCTATGGAAGATCAACTGTTCATGTGGTTGTGTAAG GGATGTTTACCAATATGGTCGAGTAGATCACAGATTAGAAAAACGATGCCAAGTAGTTTTAGAGATAGTTTCAGCAAAGTGCGTGTGATCATAGATTGCACAGAAATGAAAGTTCAGACACCTTCCTGTCTTGTGCTTCATTCTGAGTTTTACTCTAGTTACAAAAGTGCAACCACCTTCAAAGGTCTTGTTGGTATTACCCCCAGTGGTGCAGTGTCATTCATCTCCAAACTCTACACGGGATCTATAAGTGACAGGGAGATAGTGAAAAGGTGTGGaattttaaagctgttagagGATGGAGATGGGGTTATGGCAGACAAAGGTTTCACTATAGAAGACCTTTTATCTCCTCTAAACTGTTCTCTCAACATTCCATCATTTCTGAGTGAAAAGGTTCAGTTTTCCAAGGAAGATGTAGAAAGGACTCAAAAAATAGCGAAGCTAAGGATCCATGTAGAGAGGGCAATTCGTAGAGTCAAGGAAAACCATTTATTTGATGCTGTAATTCCACTGTCATTAGCCTCTTCAATTAATCAAATATGGTCGGTCTGTTGTATGCTATCAAACTTTAAAGGACCTCTATTTTAA